The following are encoded in a window of Brockia lithotrophica genomic DNA:
- a CDS encoding ABC transporter permease produces the protein MRALFALTGSRILLALRDPLAFLLYLLFPSLLVGILGLAFQGTWEAPTLTSFPISVLDETTAPKAEALARALQEALRAAEPSAPWSLAEGKGKDLSTALTLLRKEELGAVLVLRDGGNSLVVDAYLDERQPTQAAVVLSFLDAFQTLSSSSAAPQSAGALPIPLEVKETSLIPVGPFAYYTLAMGVMFSVFVAFGGAGRIVEDRNTSIFARISTYPVSKSSILAGYLLGNAFVIWLSLLLLLVVAELAFGVRWHGLGLLLVLAGMYALAWSGISLLLATIANDAAVLRMLGGFVGMAVGSISGSMYPLYLFPPSIAAAAHLLPNTWALEAMLNVAAGLPVASTWPAWIALTAYTVGSLALATQRLTRQGGA, from the coding sequence GTGCGCGCGCTCTTCGCCCTCACCGGATCGCGGATCCTCCTCGCCCTCCGCGATCCCCTGGCCTTTCTTCTCTACCTCCTCTTTCCCTCCCTCCTCGTCGGGATCCTCGGCCTCGCCTTCCAGGGTACGTGGGAAGCGCCCACGCTCACCTCGTTTCCTATCTCCGTGCTGGACGAAACCACCGCCCCAAAAGCCGAGGCACTCGCCCGCGCGCTGCAAGAAGCCCTTCGCGCCGCCGAACCTTCCGCTCCTTGGAGCCTAGCAGAGGGAAAAGGAAAGGACCTCTCGACTGCTCTGACATTGCTCCGAAAGGAGGAGCTCGGGGCCGTCCTCGTCCTCCGCGACGGCGGGAATTCCCTCGTCGTAGACGCTTACCTCGACGAGCGGCAGCCGACGCAGGCGGCGGTGGTGCTTTCCTTTTTGGACGCCTTTCAAACCCTCTCCTCCTCTTCCGCCGCACCTCAGTCCGCAGGAGCTCTCCCTATCCCCCTCGAGGTGAAGGAAACTTCCCTCATCCCCGTAGGTCCCTTCGCATACTACACCCTGGCCATGGGAGTCATGTTTTCCGTATTCGTCGCCTTTGGTGGTGCGGGGCGGATCGTCGAAGACCGCAACACTTCTATCTTCGCCCGCATATCCACGTATCCCGTGAGCAAGTCGTCGATCCTCGCGGGGTATCTCCTGGGGAACGCTTTCGTCATCTGGCTCTCCCTGCTCCTCCTCCTCGTCGTAGCCGAACTCGCCTTCGGCGTGCGCTGGCACGGTCTAGGGCTCCTCCTCGTCCTCGCGGGAATGTACGCACTCGCCTGGTCGGGAATTTCCCTCCTCCTCGCCACCATCGCCAATGATGCGGCTGTCCTCCGGATGCTTGGGGGATTCGTCGGGATGGCCGTAGGAAGCATCTCTGGGAGCATGTACCCCCTTTACCTCTTTCCCCCGAGCATTGCGGCTGCCGCCCACCTCCTCCCCAATACGTGGGCGCTTGAAGCGATGCTCAATGTCGCCGCGGGATTACCCGTTGCGTCCACCTGGCCGGCGTGGATCGCACTCACCGCCTACACCGTCGGAAGCCTCGCCCTTGCCACCCAACGCCTCACACGCCAAGGGGGTGCGTGA
- a CDS encoding ABC transporter permease, with product MQGNPGFFSSVLAVLRLRFASAWANPRALLLSLALPLGFAAILGLFISSETSGGKDEKNKTFSIRPFVTLGVALEEGGTVPDRVLDALRAVRGIAIVPIEEPLAKRSERVEELLARRTVDAVLFLPQSALSGVSGKEVFTQATLSQGGNPSENLAPEEAQENRSEALLLVGPYAENLREYLTLTVHLAFLRLANAGEKSTAEERHDEIVVHEINVRAIPDAPPGAAGNTSTDSAGSLSRASFPRTVLALALFFSLYQTLGDGAFLAEERALGTWMRFRTLPASESGWALGHLGGIWLGRTVELLLVLALASVFFSLPIANPSIVATAGALFVLIAAGAGVFMGSFFPNVAAYRAFAILLAVVSAMLSGTFWPPDVVSPTMQTLAAWIPQSWAVDALLVGTSGGSWGDAASVLSLLTGVAVGSLLLGTWSLHRALRL from the coding sequence GTGCAAGGAAACCCAGGCTTTTTTTCTTCTGTGCTCGCCGTCCTGCGCCTGCGCTTTGCCTCTGCATGGGCCAATCCCCGTGCGCTTCTCCTCTCCCTCGCACTCCCCCTCGGGTTTGCGGCAATCCTCGGGCTCTTCATCTCAAGCGAGACAAGCGGCGGGAAAGACGAAAAAAACAAAACCTTTTCCATACGCCCCTTTGTTACCCTCGGCGTGGCGCTTGAGGAGGGTGGCACCGTACCCGACCGCGTCCTCGACGCTCTCCGCGCAGTGCGCGGCATCGCCATCGTCCCTATAGAGGAACCCCTTGCAAAAAGGAGCGAACGTGTCGAGGAGCTCCTCGCCCGCCGCACCGTGGACGCCGTCCTTTTCCTCCCCCAATCGGCCTTATCCGGCGTATCCGGAAAAGAAGTCTTTACCCAAGCCACCCTCTCCCAGGGAGGGAATCCGTCGGAAAACCTCGCCCCAGAAGAGGCACAGGAGAATAGGTCGGAGGCGCTTCTTCTCGTAGGCCCTTATGCAGAAAACCTGCGCGAGTACCTCACCCTCACCGTACACCTCGCCTTCCTCCGCCTCGCAAACGCCGGGGAAAAGAGTACGGCGGAAGAGCGACACGACGAAATTGTCGTCCACGAGATCAACGTCCGAGCAATACCAGATGCACCACCGGGCGCCGCCGGGAACACCAGCACGGATTCGGCCGGATCTTTGAGCCGCGCGTCCTTCCCCCGCACGGTACTGGCCTTGGCCCTCTTTTTTTCCCTTTACCAAACGCTTGGAGACGGAGCCTTCCTCGCCGAAGAACGGGCGCTCGGTACGTGGATGCGCTTCCGCACCCTTCCAGCTTCGGAAAGCGGGTGGGCGCTCGGCCATCTCGGAGGAATTTGGCTCGGCCGTACCGTAGAACTCCTCCTCGTCCTCGCGTTGGCCTCGGTGTTCTTTTCCCTCCCCATCGCCAATCCTTCGATCGTCGCCACCGCGGGAGCCCTCTTCGTCCTCATCGCCGCCGGAGCGGGCGTCTTTATGGGATCCTTCTTTCCCAATGTAGCGGCGTACCGCGCCTTTGCCATCCTCCTCGCCGTCGTCTCGGCCATGCTCTCAGGGACGTTTTGGCCTCCGGACGTCGTAAGTCCGACGATGCAGACACTCGCTGCGTGGATTCCTCAGAGCTGGGCGGTCGATGCCCTCCTCGTAGGTACTTCTGGGGGAAGCTGGGGAGATGCCGCATCCGTCCTATCCCTGCTTACGGGAGTCGCGGTGGGAAGTCTCCTCTTGGGAACTTGGAGTCTCCACAGAGCTCTGCGTCTGTGA
- a CDS encoding DUF4870 domain-containing protein — translation MKKPMPEQEERQWATGVHLAHIAGYIIFFIPFFGLAATFGLWYWRKEDSDFFNDQGKEALNFQITISLALLAITFLTVITTGMWSVGSLVILGANDYVYGTGLYQIALMWNILRYLVNLFNIVFSIIAAVQASKGIRYRYPINLRLVK, via the coding sequence ATGAAAAAACCGATGCCCGAACAAGAAGAGCGCCAGTGGGCCACGGGCGTACATCTAGCCCATATTGCCGGCTACATCATTTTTTTCATCCCGTTCTTTGGTCTCGCTGCGACATTTGGGCTATGGTATTGGCGCAAAGAGGACAGCGATTTCTTCAATGACCAAGGTAAAGAAGCTCTAAATTTTCAGATTACAATTTCATTGGCTTTATTAGCTATAACCTTCCTTACAGTAATCACAACCGGGATGTGGAGTGTTGGATCTCTTGTTATCCTTGGTGCAAACGATTATGTATACGGAACCGGTTTGTATCAAATAGCATTGATGTGGAACATTTTGAGGTATCTTGTTAATTTGTTCAACATAGTATTTAGCATCATCGCTGCAGTACAGGCTAGTAAAGGGATTCGTTATCGGTATCCTATAAATTTGAGATTGGTTAAGTGA
- a CDS encoding Bax inhibitor-1/YccA family protein: MTFPTQGSFSQAERVEPLSKLIFHLGMSLLVAALAGVLGLIFVPAESPLFFLALVVELAMIVGAVIVRARGGAVGYGFLYAFTAVTGFALAFPIFAYVSVLGGQLVAAAAGITAVSFLALSWYASRAESDFSFLGGFLFVGTIGLVLVGLLGLFLPMGPIMNYVYTIGGIAIFTGWILYDISQYKNGVPARDLPMAVLNVYLDVVNLFLFILRLMAILTGNSRS; the protein is encoded by the coding sequence GTGACCTTTCCCACACAAGGGTCGTTTTCCCAGGCCGAGAGGGTTGAGCCGCTCAGCAAACTCATCTTCCACCTCGGTATGTCGCTCCTTGTGGCGGCTCTCGCCGGGGTTTTGGGGCTGATTTTTGTCCCTGCGGAAAGCCCGTTGTTTTTCCTTGCGCTCGTCGTCGAGTTGGCGATGATCGTCGGCGCTGTGATCGTGCGGGCGAGGGGAGGAGCCGTAGGTTACGGGTTTCTCTACGCCTTCACGGCCGTCACGGGCTTTGCCCTAGCCTTTCCTATTTTCGCCTACGTATCCGTTTTGGGCGGCCAGCTCGTTGCCGCAGCTGCTGGGATCACGGCGGTGAGCTTTCTCGCCCTTTCGTGGTACGCCTCGCGGGCGGAAAGCGATTTTTCCTTCCTCGGCGGATTTCTCTTCGTGGGTACAATTGGTCTCGTTCTCGTCGGGCTTTTGGGTCTTTTCCTCCCCATGGGACCGATTATGAACTACGTGTACACAATCGGCGGGATTGCGATATTCACCGGATGGATTCTCTACGACATCTCTCAGTATAAGAACGGCGTACCTGCACGCGACCTACCTATGGCTGTGCTGAACGTATATTTGGACGTGGTGAACCTCTTTCTCTTCATCCTTCGTCTCATGGCGATCCTTACGGGGAATTCGCGGAGCTAA
- the cas2 gene encoding CRISPR-associated endonuclease Cas2, producing the protein MLILNILIAYDVNTETVEGQKRLRRVAKACTEYCQRVQKSLFECYINAEQFEKLEHLLINIIDNKKDSLRIYLLYGARERFVRVYGIDRYIDFEKPLIL; encoded by the coding sequence GTGTTAATTTTGAATATATTGATTGCTTATGATGTAAATACAGAAACCGTAGAAGGTCAAAAAAGGTTGCGGCGTGTTGCAAAAGCTTGTACCGAATATTGTCAAAGAGTTCAAAAGTCACTTTTTGAGTGTTACATAAACGCAGAACAATTCGAAAAACTTGAGCATTTATTAATAAACATTATTGATAATAAAAAAGATAGCCTTAGGATTTATTTGCTGTATGGAGCAAGGGAACGTTTTGTGCGCGTGTATGGAATTGATCGTTATATAGATTTCGAAAAACCTTTGATTTTATAA
- the cas4 gene encoding CRISPR-associated protein Cas4, with protein sequence MDPILSNNDSEYKWKEEDLVNIRAIQHYAYCKRQFALIYLENIWLDNVYTLRGKHLHENVDIPRGIVRENLGVEFSLPVWSERLGLIGVADIVEFLPDGTPYPVDYKPGPLPSRYADELQLCSIVLCLEEMFNKSVNKGALYYNKSRRRVEIICIDKHFSEIKKIIKEIRDLFKNLIYRLL encoded by the coding sequence ATGGATCCAATTTTAAGTAATAATGATAGTGAATATAAATGGAAAGAAGAAGATTTAGTTAACATTCGTGCCATTCAACATTACGCGTACTGTAAACGTCAGTTCGCGCTAATATATTTAGAAAACATTTGGTTAGATAATGTCTACACACTTCGCGGTAAACACCTTCATGAAAATGTAGATATTCCCCGTGGAATAGTTAGAGAAAACCTTGGGGTTGAGTTTTCTCTTCCTGTTTGGTCGGAACGATTAGGTTTGATTGGAGTGGCGGATATTGTAGAGTTTCTTCCAGATGGTACTCCATATCCAGTAGATTATAAGCCCGGCCCTCTACCTTCGCGTTACGCAGATGAACTTCAATTATGTTCTATAGTTTTATGCTTGGAAGAAATGTTTAATAAATCGGTTAATAAAGGAGCTCTTTATTATAATAAGTCCAGAAGGAGAGTAGAAATCATATGTATAGATAAACATTTTAGTGAAATAAAGAAAATAATTAAAGAAATTCGTGACCTATTTAAAAACCTAATTTACCGCCTCCTGTAA
- the cas3g gene encoding type I-G CRISPR-associated helicase/endonuclease Cas3g: protein MTPDPRAVRVEDFADFFAAVMKKVVGQEVKPYPWQERLVKTVLNSGWPDALDLPTGTGKTSVLLVAVFLLALESQKTMSQRKTGLRIFYVVDRRLIVDQAEQLATAAMEAIYTADENASDVLGRTKRALLNYGAEKPLDVLKLRGGLYGRLPWVREPNQPTIVLTTVDQIGARLLFRGYGVGPRQWPIHAALAAIDAIYFLDEVHLSWPFATTLEGVRRHLEHEPLVQAGVLPLRKVIMSGTLSNDQEGEYKEVFRLDENDWADGRLRKRLCAERFVRKVEKRLSVSGAEDDESAAASRGKDKEAKAVAKLLAEEAKNLLREVDGPIAVIANRVATARYVFEELKEFLASEAKDPAEEELAGKILLLTGRVRPYDRKLLNERLFSSTGLPRVLVATQTIEVGVDVSFAGMVTEAAPCDALLQRLGRLNRDGQYDGKGPLCVVVAPEEEDYKPYPYSEKDVQECLQVLSSTDRLDFSHSGLRKRAEQGKSLYFPEPKRPPDITHVELERLAQTSFVGVEPDISLYLHGDESPPLDVYVVWREDLKEEDLNPDNLKKLQEYFAYAPPMSYEMLSLPFYTVQTWLRREWADADDVEGGATEEGAHKRPFRPAYLYRSADSQGDTPLLHLKALSKEERKGARALLRPGDVVVVPASYGGVDEYGWQPPAYGTNAGRGSEPLKGADVYVAGILDGLDSFPRILYLPLTVRHLERCVADEEKKQELAALLRAHAAFLDSLSPSVRKKISLKHMSIDDVEVRRLVEGVKSLLDTLGRETNVADPCKRLASFLKGYANTVVPHPLGDVFSASEEGEGDLQPIGLLFGVPAEDYREYVRNQRSDALASVELSWGRDEVEEEETAASREIGLEEHLQAVQDQVQHYTRFLGLSSLRIPLLPGVSSQSSEIGSSVGEALKWAARYHDVGKLDPRFQSILRGGETENLSDGYLAKSNRVERNPALREQLYRRLDWPFKKRHEYISVVLLNLSWQNTALAGVSHELRELVLYLIGTHHGYGRPYFPPLAWEPGERWKSIRATLFGVEDLSLPEGVDVPEATSLESGWANRFFDHLEQYGIYGIAYLEALLRLADEWASLRG, encoded by the coding sequence ATGACGCCTGACCCACGCGCGGTTAGGGTAGAGGACTTTGCCGATTTTTTCGCCGCGGTCATGAAAAAGGTTGTCGGACAAGAGGTCAAACCTTACCCGTGGCAGGAGCGCCTTGTAAAGACGGTGTTGAATTCCGGGTGGCCGGATGCGCTTGACTTGCCCACGGGAACAGGGAAGACTTCGGTTTTGTTGGTCGCCGTCTTCTTGCTCGCCCTGGAATCTCAAAAAACAATGTCCCAAAGGAAAACGGGTCTTAGGATTTTCTACGTCGTCGATAGGAGGCTCATTGTCGATCAGGCGGAACAACTCGCCACCGCCGCTATGGAGGCGATTTACACCGCCGACGAAAACGCTTCTGACGTTTTGGGCCGCACAAAGCGAGCGCTTCTCAACTACGGTGCGGAAAAACCCCTTGACGTGCTCAAGTTGCGCGGCGGGCTGTACGGTCGCCTGCCATGGGTCCGCGAGCCGAATCAGCCGACGATCGTCCTCACTACGGTAGACCAGATCGGGGCGAGACTCCTTTTTCGCGGGTACGGCGTGGGACCTCGGCAGTGGCCGATCCACGCGGCTTTGGCCGCAATCGACGCGATTTATTTTCTCGACGAGGTGCATCTCTCCTGGCCCTTTGCCACCACCCTCGAGGGAGTGCGGCGACATCTCGAGCACGAGCCGCTCGTTCAAGCAGGAGTCCTGCCGCTCAGGAAGGTGATCATGAGCGGTACGCTCTCGAATGACCAAGAAGGCGAGTACAAAGAGGTATTTCGTCTCGACGAGAACGACTGGGCCGACGGGCGCCTCCGAAAACGTCTTTGTGCCGAACGGTTCGTCCGTAAGGTCGAGAAGAGATTGAGCGTTTCCGGCGCCGAGGACGACGAATCCGCCGCGGCTTCCAGAGGTAAAGACAAAGAAGCCAAAGCGGTTGCCAAACTTCTCGCCGAGGAGGCGAAGAACCTCCTCCGGGAGGTAGACGGTCCGATCGCCGTCATCGCAAATCGGGTGGCCACGGCTCGATACGTCTTTGAAGAACTGAAGGAATTCCTGGCGAGCGAAGCGAAAGATCCAGCCGAGGAGGAGTTGGCTGGGAAAATCCTCCTCCTCACCGGCCGCGTGCGCCCCTACGACCGCAAGCTCCTGAACGAGCGGCTCTTTTCGTCGACAGGACTTCCGCGGGTCTTGGTGGCGACGCAGACCATTGAGGTCGGAGTAGACGTTTCGTTTGCCGGAATGGTAACGGAAGCGGCACCGTGCGACGCCCTCCTCCAGCGCCTCGGACGGCTCAACCGAGACGGTCAGTACGACGGAAAAGGGCCTCTCTGTGTTGTGGTCGCGCCCGAAGAGGAGGACTACAAACCTTACCCGTACTCCGAAAAGGACGTTCAAGAGTGCTTGCAGGTGCTCTCTTCGACAGACCGGCTCGACTTCTCGCACAGCGGGCTCAGAAAACGTGCCGAACAGGGAAAGTCCTTGTATTTCCCCGAACCTAAGAGGCCTCCGGACATTACGCATGTGGAGCTCGAACGACTCGCCCAAACGAGCTTCGTCGGCGTCGAGCCCGATATATCCCTGTACCTTCACGGGGACGAAAGCCCGCCTCTGGACGTGTACGTCGTCTGGCGAGAAGACCTCAAAGAGGAAGACCTAAACCCGGACAACCTCAAAAAACTTCAGGAATACTTTGCATACGCGCCGCCCATGAGCTACGAGATGCTATCACTTCCGTTTTACACCGTCCAGACGTGGCTCCGCCGCGAGTGGGCCGACGCCGACGACGTAGAAGGCGGAGCTACAGAAGAAGGGGCGCACAAGCGCCCGTTCCGCCCTGCATATCTCTACCGCTCTGCCGACAGCCAGGGCGACACGCCGCTTCTCCACCTGAAGGCGCTTTCCAAGGAAGAAAGAAAGGGAGCACGTGCACTGCTTCGCCCCGGCGACGTTGTGGTCGTACCGGCGTCGTACGGCGGGGTCGACGAATACGGGTGGCAGCCCCCGGCTTATGGTACAAACGCGGGACGGGGGAGTGAGCCCCTGAAGGGCGCCGACGTGTACGTCGCCGGCATCCTCGATGGGTTGGATTCTTTTCCTAGGATACTCTACCTGCCCCTTACCGTTCGACACCTCGAACGATGTGTTGCAGACGAAGAAAAGAAGCAGGAACTCGCTGCCCTCCTTCGTGCTCATGCGGCCTTTTTGGACTCCCTCTCCCCCTCCGTGAGAAAAAAGATTTCTCTAAAGCACATGTCCATCGACGATGTGGAAGTCCGACGTCTTGTGGAAGGGGTAAAATCCCTTTTGGACACGCTCGGTCGGGAGACGAATGTTGCCGATCCGTGCAAGAGGCTTGCCTCCTTCCTCAAGGGCTACGCCAATACGGTTGTACCGCATCCTTTGGGCGACGTGTTTTCTGCGTCAGAAGAAGGGGAGGGAGACCTGCAACCGATCGGACTTCTCTTTGGAGTCCCGGCGGAGGACTACCGCGAATACGTCCGAAACCAAAGGTCGGATGCGCTTGCCAGTGTTGAATTGTCCTGGGGACGCGACGAAGTCGAGGAAGAAGAAACCGCAGCTTCGCGGGAGATCGGGCTCGAAGAGCACCTCCAAGCCGTCCAAGATCAGGTGCAACATTACACCCGATTCCTCGGGTTGTCCTCGTTACGTATCCCCCTTCTTCCGGGCGTTTCTTCTCAATCGAGCGAGATCGGGTCGTCCGTTGGCGAAGCACTCAAATGGGCCGCGCGGTACCACGATGTAGGAAAGCTCGATCCGCGCTTTCAGTCCATACTCCGCGGAGGGGAAACCGAAAATCTTTCCGATGGGTACCTCGCCAAGTCCAACAGAGTCGAGCGGAACCCTGCTTTGCGGGAACAACTCTACCGGCGCTTGGATTGGCCCTTTAAGAAGCGGCATGAATACATTTCCGTGGTGCTTCTCAATCTTTCCTGGCAGAACACCGCTTTGGCTGGCGTGTCACATGAGCTCAGGGAACTCGTTCTCTACTTGATCGGAACGCACCACGGGTACGGAAGGCCATACTTCCCGCCCCTCGCCTGGGAACCTGGCGAACGTTGGAAGTCGATTCGGGCAACCCTATTTGGCGTCGAGGACCTGAGCTTGCCGGAGGGAGTCGACGTTCCCGAAGCCACGTCTTTGGAATCCGGGTGGGCAAACCGGTTCTTTGACCATCTGGAGCAGTACGGGATCTACGGTATCGCTTACCTAGAGGCACTCCTACGCCTTGCCGATGAATGGGCTTCACTCAGGGGATGA
- the csb2 gene encoding type I-G CRISPR-associated protein Csb2, which produces MPFVLRVDFLNGFVTGSRGLREQLEYPPHPDRLFMALVATAGKTRTYDAGKGTYVRKIEHPRYRNALTWLEAQKPPRIYAPRTPLDVWLLRIHVPVNYTYLLTKKEKNDKNDQNDLSPSEKDTRRRGNQTHKKIQKKFVLPPFNNGARDRVPRVRPLGIIDRPIFYEWTEKAPPEIADALGELAKDVPYLGTTWSSVAVRVVPEVEEPFCSASFLRPLEETDLTLMQDMEVDTLRVPFPGRLELLDREYERVIEFLNRTLPRVSKTRRSRSASKTREIPMKTYLGASLVPYVWVERRGPEDGHVLARSAIARFRLKPSLPLVWSGLLGEAVHAVLARVVNGLRRRFLNVNVEEYATGSGSFRKSLHVGMVPLAHVGTSFSTGEIKGFALFFPESEGITREIVEAIYEAFLRGIATSEGMLYLDFAQVKSEGTLWPPQRRVEFQVEPLDDRPVFVRDFGGDDKFSADPSKPSPGDWERQKKTTKKPPSTLYSLRWSRWKRASNLWASVTPVILPRFPKKHVPILQIVNESLQALGYPEVLRVTYRPVGALTGTPSVHDFRAFGARYLDNVWMHLVLEFERAISGPVVVGKGIYFGYGFFAPVVQGRERDDA; this is translated from the coding sequence ATGCCTTTCGTCCTGCGCGTGGATTTCTTGAATGGTTTTGTGACGGGATCTCGGGGCTTGCGGGAGCAGCTTGAATACCCGCCGCATCCGGACCGGCTCTTCATGGCGCTTGTGGCGACGGCGGGAAAAACGCGAACCTACGACGCAGGAAAAGGTACGTACGTCCGTAAGATCGAACATCCGCGGTATCGAAATGCGCTCACTTGGCTTGAAGCACAAAAGCCGCCCAGGATCTACGCCCCGCGCACACCGCTCGACGTTTGGCTCCTCCGTATACACGTTCCCGTAAACTACACGTATCTTTTAACAAAAAAAGAAAAAAACGATAAAAATGATCAAAATGATCTTTCGCCTTCCGAAAAGGATACCAGACGTCGCGGAAACCAAACCCACAAAAAAATACAAAAAAAATTTGTTCTTCCGCCTTTCAACAACGGTGCCAGGGATCGCGTGCCGCGGGTTCGGCCCTTGGGGATTATCGATCGCCCGATTTTTTACGAATGGACGGAGAAGGCTCCGCCGGAAATTGCCGACGCCCTTGGCGAGCTGGCCAAGGACGTACCCTATTTGGGTACGACGTGGAGTTCCGTCGCCGTGCGCGTCGTCCCAGAAGTCGAAGAACCGTTTTGCTCTGCGTCCTTCTTGCGCCCCTTAGAAGAAACTGACCTCACTCTCATGCAGGACATGGAAGTGGACACCCTTCGCGTTCCTTTTCCCGGCCGACTTGAACTTCTCGATCGGGAATACGAAAGAGTCATAGAATTTCTGAATCGCACGTTGCCCAGGGTTTCTAAAACCCGTAGGTCGCGTTCGGCCTCAAAAACCCGGGAGATCCCGATGAAAACCTATCTCGGCGCGTCCCTCGTCCCCTACGTTTGGGTCGAGCGCCGAGGACCGGAAGACGGCCACGTCCTTGCCCGTAGCGCCATTGCCCGCTTTCGTCTGAAACCGTCACTTCCCCTTGTATGGAGCGGCCTTTTGGGGGAAGCGGTCCATGCGGTGCTGGCCCGCGTGGTGAACGGCTTGCGTCGTCGTTTCCTCAACGTCAACGTAGAGGAGTATGCGACGGGAAGCGGCTCTTTCCGCAAGTCGCTTCACGTGGGTATGGTCCCCCTTGCCCACGTCGGTACTTCCTTTTCCACTGGGGAGATCAAGGGATTCGCCCTTTTCTTTCCCGAAAGTGAAGGCATCACTCGCGAAATCGTCGAGGCGATTTACGAGGCGTTTCTCCGTGGGATCGCGACCTCGGAAGGGATGTTGTACTTAGACTTTGCCCAAGTGAAATCCGAGGGAACACTTTGGCCGCCCCAAAGGCGCGTGGAATTCCAAGTGGAGCCACTGGACGATCGCCCAGTTTTTGTCCGGGATTTTGGAGGGGACGACAAGTTCTCTGCCGATCCCTCGAAGCCATCCCCTGGAGATTGGGAGCGACAGAAGAAGACGACAAAGAAACCTCCCTCGACCTTGTACTCTCTCAGGTGGTCGCGCTGGAAACGCGCTTCCAACCTCTGGGCGAGCGTAACGCCAGTTATTCTCCCTCGCTTTCCCAAAAAACACGTCCCGATTCTTCAAATCGTGAACGAGAGCTTACAGGCGCTCGGGTACCCCGAAGTTCTCAGGGTAACCTATCGCCCAGTTGGGGCTCTCACCGGAACGCCCTCTGTGCACGATTTTCGCGCTTTTGGAGCACGCTATCTCGATAACGTGTGGATGCATCTCGTCCTCGAGTTCGAACGGGCGATATCCGGCCCGGTTGTCGTGGGGAAGGGAATTTACTTCGGCTACGGTTTCTTCGCCCCGGTTGTGCAAGGGAGGGAGCGAGATGACGCCTGA